From Pseudoalteromonas rubra, one genomic window encodes:
- a CDS encoding UDP-N-acetylmuramoyl-tripeptide--D-alanyl-D-alanine ligase: protein MIKMDLSWLADVLKAPFDGQNRSVSNVNTDTRIISENEVFLALKGPNFDGHKFVAQAQQKGAIAAIVDHPVDVDIPQLVVKDTRLALGQLGQAVIRQVSPKTLAITGSVGKTTVKEMSAAILSRLGKVLATAGNFNNDIGVPLTLLRLSEDDEFAVIELGANHIGEIAYTSDLVNPDVAVVCNVAPAHIEGFGSIEGVGQAKGEIFSGLKDNGVAVLNCDCRFAPMWEHTLTTQRISRFSMAQQLDLWVEEISLDTLGRATFALCQGTQRVTITLPLPGEHNVMNALIAASCTVQLGATLEDVKGALESMAEVKGRVNLIEVSETLRVIDDSYNANVRSVKAAIDLLASMPGYRVFALGDMSELGEEARQYHEEVGEYAKEKGIDALFSLGVLSRYASDVFETANRHFSQREHMLLAIQQLLAQRDDICTVVVKGSRSARMELLVADLVETSKLNNIDADSEEEKPC from the coding sequence ATGATCAAGATGGATCTCTCTTGGCTTGCGGATGTACTGAAGGCCCCTTTTGACGGGCAAAACCGCAGTGTTTCCAATGTAAATACAGATACACGTATAATTAGCGAAAACGAAGTGTTTCTGGCACTAAAAGGGCCAAATTTTGATGGCCATAAGTTTGTTGCCCAGGCACAACAAAAAGGCGCAATTGCCGCTATTGTGGACCATCCAGTCGACGTTGATATTCCTCAGCTGGTTGTAAAAGACACCAGGCTTGCGCTGGGACAACTTGGTCAGGCTGTCATACGTCAGGTGTCGCCAAAAACTCTGGCGATTACAGGTAGTGTGGGCAAGACCACGGTGAAAGAAATGTCGGCGGCGATTCTTTCCCGTTTGGGCAAAGTGCTGGCCACAGCCGGAAATTTCAACAATGACATTGGTGTACCACTGACTTTATTACGACTCAGTGAGGACGATGAGTTTGCGGTCATTGAACTGGGTGCAAACCACATCGGTGAAATAGCGTATACCAGCGATCTGGTCAATCCTGATGTGGCAGTGGTATGCAATGTCGCACCGGCACATATCGAAGGTTTCGGCTCGATAGAAGGCGTTGGTCAGGCTAAAGGAGAAATCTTCTCCGGACTCAAAGACAACGGCGTCGCTGTGTTGAACTGTGATTGTCGCTTTGCGCCAATGTGGGAACACACGCTGACCACCCAGCGTATCAGTCGCTTTTCAATGGCACAACAGCTTGATCTGTGGGTAGAGGAAATCAGCCTGGACACACTGGGCCGCGCGACCTTTGCTCTGTGTCAGGGGACGCAACGCGTCACCATCACACTCCCATTGCCTGGTGAGCACAATGTTATGAATGCCTTGATTGCGGCATCCTGCACCGTGCAGTTAGGTGCGACGCTGGAAGATGTCAAAGGTGCGTTAGAAAGCATGGCTGAGGTGAAAGGGCGCGTTAACCTGATTGAAGTGTCAGAGACGTTGCGGGTAATAGATGACAGCTATAACGCCAATGTGCGCTCCGTTAAAGCAGCTATAGACTTACTGGCCAGCATGCCGGGCTACCGGGTGTTTGCGTTGGGGGATATGAGCGAGCTGGGTGAAGAGGCACGGCAATATCATGAGGAAGTAGGTGAATATGCCAAAGAAAAAGGCATTGACGCGCTGTTTTCTCTGGGAGTGCTGAGCCGCTATGCCAGCGATGTGTTTGAAACTGCAAATCGTCACTTTTCTCAGCGAGAACATATGTTACTGGCAATTCAGCAATTACTGGCGCAGCGCGATGACATCTGCACTGTGGTGGTGAAGGGGTCGCGCAGTGCGCGGATGGAGCTGCTGGTCGCCGATCTGGTCGAGACTTCTAAATTGAACAACATCGACGCTGATAGTGAAGAGGAAAAACCATGTTAG
- a CDS encoding UDP-N-acetylmuramoyl-L-alanyl-D-glutamate--2,6-diaminopimelate ligase encodes MTRDLSQSLANIGVSYPTTEINELRLDSREVGPGDCFIALRGHQQDGGHYVAAALSRGAALVLADANCVVDVADARVLQITGLADKVAKLAALFYGDPSHAMTLVGVTGTNGKSTTTAMIAHLASACGLPGAVIGTLGYGAPDSLTPLNNTTPSHVDLQRILNELRHSYQLAAMEVSSHGLVQGRVAQCQFDVAVFTNLSRDHLDYHGTMENYAEAKLQLFSECQPNYGVVNIDDSWAQRWLQAGKIVHPVGFGRKPADDRLQETLHHFVYFSEAQFNSQGIHCRLHTSWGDAEISTPLFGEFNLYNLSAAFAVLLTQGIPLTQLVEGAAQLQPVTGRMQAIDVAGQPTCVVDYAHTPDALALALQALQQHVPGKVTCVFGCGGERDKGKRALMAQAAERYADTVVITSDNPRGEDPLAIINDIKAGLSKPEYALCQPDRATAIREAIQGADQHSVILIAGKGHEDYQIIGNQRLAFSDISWAQTILSGESA; translated from the coding sequence ATGACACGTGACCTGAGCCAGTCACTGGCTAACATCGGGGTTTCATACCCAACGACAGAGATTAATGAATTGCGCCTGGACAGCCGAGAAGTGGGTCCGGGCGATTGCTTTATTGCACTTCGCGGTCATCAGCAAGATGGTGGTCACTATGTTGCTGCGGCGCTGAGTCGCGGCGCTGCACTGGTGCTGGCGGATGCAAACTGTGTTGTTGATGTGGCAGATGCGCGCGTATTGCAGATCACCGGTCTGGCAGACAAAGTGGCTAAGCTGGCAGCACTATTTTATGGCGATCCCAGCCATGCTATGACTTTGGTGGGGGTGACGGGGACTAATGGTAAGTCCACCACAACTGCGATGATAGCGCATCTGGCCAGTGCATGTGGTTTACCAGGGGCTGTGATTGGCACCTTGGGATATGGAGCGCCTGATTCGCTTACTCCACTGAATAACACCACGCCGTCTCACGTGGATTTACAACGTATTTTAAATGAGTTGCGTCACAGTTATCAGCTGGCGGCCATGGAGGTATCGTCCCATGGGCTCGTGCAGGGGCGGGTGGCTCAGTGTCAGTTTGATGTAGCCGTGTTTACCAATCTCAGTCGCGACCATTTGGATTATCACGGTACAATGGAAAATTATGCCGAGGCGAAGCTGCAGCTATTTAGCGAATGCCAGCCAAACTATGGGGTGGTTAATATTGATGACTCCTGGGCACAGCGCTGGTTGCAAGCGGGTAAAATCGTTCATCCGGTAGGCTTTGGTCGCAAGCCGGCTGATGACCGCTTACAAGAAACACTACACCATTTTGTGTACTTTAGTGAGGCGCAATTTAACAGTCAGGGGATACACTGCAGGTTGCATACCAGCTGGGGTGACGCTGAGATCAGTACCCCCTTATTTGGTGAATTTAACTTGTATAACCTGAGTGCGGCATTTGCAGTGTTACTGACTCAGGGTATCCCCTTAACGCAGTTGGTTGAGGGGGCAGCACAATTACAGCCCGTAACCGGTCGCATGCAAGCCATTGACGTGGCAGGGCAACCAACTTGCGTGGTGGATTACGCTCATACGCCAGATGCACTGGCACTGGCGCTTCAGGCACTGCAACAGCATGTACCAGGTAAAGTGACCTGTGTGTTTGGCTGCGGCGGCGAGCGTGACAAAGGTAAGCGTGCGTTAATGGCGCAGGCGGCTGAGCGCTATGCCGATACTGTAGTGATCACCAGTGACAATCCGCGAGGGGAAGATCCACTCGCCATTATTAACGACATTAAGGCTGGGCTCAGTAAGCCCGAGTATGCTCTTTGTCAGCCTGATAGAGCAACTGCCATACGCGAAGCAATTCAGGGTGCTGATCAACATAGCGTGATCCTGATCGCCGGTAAAGGGCATGAAGACTATCAGATCATAGGTAACCAACGCCTGGCTTTTAGTGATATTAGCTGGGCTCAGACAATATTATCAGGGGAAAGTGCATGA
- a CDS encoding penicillin-binding transpeptidase domain-containing protein yields the protein MSPAKKTSVNLISWRFALVSVMLVLVFAALIARAAYLQVIEPDKARSENAKRTVRVETVRVQRGMIFDRNGKELAVSVPVVSVYADPKALDKALSKKVLRKARRNGEDTQALADNVAELSARKQAFYQDEVRWRELADVLQIKQKKIDERLRDNPKRRFVYLKRQVTPAVANYIRQMRLPGIHLLDESKRYYPNGEVTAHVLGVTNIDGIGIEGIEKLYDKAMTGTEGRRTIRKDAQGREVQVLAEEERVEPEDVHLSIDLRIQAIAYQALKSAVLTYQATSGSAMVVDVHSGEILAMVNSPSFNPNDMSDAAPYKRRNRAITDLFEPGSTLKPLAVLAGLDHGVIQADDTIDTYPGWMRLNGGLVKDERNHGEMTLREILKISSNMGVAKISQMLPKEYFVGLYQQVGFGEDTGTMMIGESSGLFYPNRRWSDFEIATLSYGYAVSVSTAQVARLYATFGAGGISRPLTIMKQDEPVPGERLFREEDALAVVEMMESVFEKGGTASNVIVDGYRAAAKTGTSEKAIAGGYGDEYVGYFAGVAPVSDPRLAVVVMINEPGGDVYYGGHTAGPVFAEIVSNALRILNVAPDKERVAYLSRPDNDT from the coding sequence ATGAGTCCGGCGAAAAAGACCTCAGTCAATTTAATCAGCTGGCGTTTTGCGCTGGTCAGCGTGATGCTGGTGTTGGTGTTTGCCGCGCTGATCGCCCGTGCTGCCTATTTACAGGTCATTGAGCCCGATAAAGCCCGCTCGGAAAATGCTAAACGGACGGTTCGGGTTGAAACCGTACGGGTGCAGCGCGGTATGATCTTTGACCGTAACGGCAAGGAACTGGCTGTCAGTGTGCCTGTGGTCAGCGTCTATGCCGATCCCAAAGCGCTGGACAAAGCGTTGTCCAAAAAAGTGCTGAGAAAAGCCCGGCGCAACGGTGAAGACACTCAGGCTTTGGCCGATAACGTGGCCGAACTGAGTGCCCGTAAACAGGCATTTTATCAGGACGAAGTACGCTGGCGTGAGCTGGCAGATGTCCTGCAAATCAAACAAAAAAAGATAGACGAGCGCCTGCGCGATAATCCCAAGCGTCGTTTTGTCTATTTAAAGCGCCAGGTTACACCTGCGGTCGCCAACTACATTCGTCAGATGCGCCTGCCGGGGATCCATTTGCTCGATGAATCTAAGCGTTATTATCCTAATGGTGAAGTGACTGCGCATGTGCTGGGTGTAACCAACATCGATGGCATTGGCATCGAAGGTATTGAAAAGCTCTATGATAAAGCAATGACGGGTACCGAAGGGCGCCGCACTATTCGTAAAGATGCGCAGGGCCGTGAGGTTCAGGTACTGGCCGAAGAAGAACGGGTAGAGCCAGAAGATGTTCACCTGAGTATCGATCTGCGGATCCAGGCTATCGCCTATCAGGCGCTGAAATCGGCGGTACTGACCTATCAGGCTACATCGGGCTCGGCTATGGTGGTCGATGTGCATAGCGGCGAGATCCTGGCAATGGTCAACAGTCCGAGTTTTAACCCCAATGATATGAGCGATGCTGCGCCGTATAAACGTCGCAACCGGGCCATTACGGACTTGTTTGAGCCAGGCTCAACACTTAAGCCTCTGGCTGTTTTAGCGGGTCTGGACCATGGGGTTATCCAGGCAGACGACACCATAGATACGTACCCAGGTTGGATGCGCCTCAATGGCGGACTGGTCAAGGACGAGCGCAATCACGGCGAAATGACACTGCGCGAAATTCTTAAGATTTCCAGTAATATGGGTGTGGCTAAAATCAGCCAGATGCTGCCCAAAGAATATTTTGTTGGCCTGTATCAACAGGTTGGCTTTGGCGAAGACACCGGCACCATGATGATTGGCGAAAGCTCAGGCTTGTTCTATCCTAATCGCCGTTGGTCAGACTTTGAGATTGCAACTTTATCTTATGGCTACGCAGTGTCCGTCAGTACGGCACAAGTGGCCAGGCTCTATGCGACGTTTGGCGCTGGGGGGATCTCCCGGCCGCTAACCATTATGAAGCAGGACGAACCAGTACCAGGCGAGCGGCTGTTCCGTGAAGAAGACGCACTGGCCGTCGTTGAGATGATGGAGTCGGTCTTTGAAAAAGGGGGCACCGCATCCAATGTGATTGTTGATGGTTATCGGGCTGCTGCTAAAACTGGTACGTCGGAAAAAGCCATTGCAGGCGGGTATGGTGACGAGTATGTGGGTTATTTTGCCGGTGTTGCGCCGGTCAGTGATCCTCGCCTTGCAGTGGTGGTTATGATCAATGAACCTGGCGGTGATGTGTATTACGGGGGTCATACGGCTGGGCCTGTGTTTGCTGAGATAGTCTCTAACGCACTGAGGATTTTAAATGTGGCGCCGGACAAAGAGCGCGTTGCTTATTTATCGAGGCCTGATAATGACACGTGA
- the ftsL gene encoding cell division protein FtsL has product MKTHQRQPKLFIEMCQLLLANKLTFFLLAVTLGSALAVVQVTHLTRQQLIEQDRLLQKRDELDLEWRYLVVEEEFYSQHARIEEVARTQLQMKRPTSKEEQVIVLP; this is encoded by the coding sequence ATGAAAACACATCAGCGTCAGCCGAAGTTGTTCATAGAGATGTGCCAGTTGTTACTGGCCAACAAGCTGACGTTTTTCCTGCTGGCTGTGACCTTAGGGTCGGCACTTGCGGTGGTGCAGGTAACTCACCTGACTCGCCAACAACTGATAGAGCAGGACAGGCTATTACAAAAACGCGACGAGCTGGACCTGGAGTGGCGCTATTTGGTGGTTGAGGAAGAGTTTTACTCACAGCACGCACGCATTGAAGAAGTGGCCAGAACCCAGTTACAGATGAAGCGGCCAACCAGTAAAGAAGAGCAGGTGATCGTACTACCATGA
- the rsmH gene encoding 16S rRNA (cytosine(1402)-N(4))-methyltransferase RsmH has protein sequence MATEWQHISVLMAETLDALNIQPDGTYIDGTFGRGGHSGEILKRLNEQGKLQAIDQDPQAIAAAQKFADDPRFSIAHNRFSHIESVARDAGLLGQVDGILLDIGVSSPQLDDAERGFSFMKDGPLDMRMNPTAGRSAAQWLAEAELEDMVFVIKKYGEEKFARRIATKIIETRAHTEITSTKQLAELIDEAVPVKDKHKHPATRTFQAIRIYINSELEEIQTALQAALAVLKPGGRLVVISFHSLEDRIVKQFIKKQSKGEAVPRGLPLTDAQLKQNLTLKAVGKAIKPSQAEIDANPRARSSVLRIAEKL, from the coding sequence ATGGCGACAGAATGGCAACATATTTCAGTGCTGATGGCTGAAACGCTGGATGCATTGAATATCCAACCCGATGGCACCTATATCGACGGCACATTTGGCCGCGGAGGCCACTCGGGTGAAATACTGAAGCGGCTGAACGAGCAGGGCAAATTACAGGCCATCGATCAGGACCCGCAAGCGATTGCGGCCGCTCAGAAATTTGCCGACGATCCGCGTTTTAGTATCGCCCACAATCGCTTCTCGCACATTGAGAGTGTTGCCCGTGATGCCGGCCTGTTGGGCCAGGTCGATGGTATTTTGCTGGATATTGGTGTGTCGTCACCTCAGCTGGATGACGCTGAACGTGGTTTTAGCTTTATGAAGGATGGTCCGCTGGACATGCGGATGAATCCGACTGCCGGTCGTAGCGCTGCGCAATGGCTGGCGGAAGCCGAGCTGGAAGATATGGTGTTTGTGATCAAAAAATATGGTGAAGAAAAATTTGCCCGCCGGATTGCGACCAAGATCATTGAAACCCGAGCGCATACTGAGATCACTTCCACCAAACAGCTGGCAGAGTTAATCGATGAAGCGGTGCCGGTGAAAGACAAACACAAGCACCCTGCAACACGTACCTTTCAGGCCATCCGCATTTACATCAACAGTGAGTTGGAAGAAATCCAGACCGCACTGCAAGCCGCACTGGCAGTACTGAAACCAGGTGGTCGCCTGGTTGTGATCTCGTTCCACTCTCTGGAAGATCGCATTGTTAAGCAGTTTATCAAGAAACAAAGTAAAGGGGAGGCTGTACCGCGAGGTTTGCCACTGACAGACGCGCAGTTAAAACAAAACCTGACCTTAAAGGCGGTGGGTAAAGCCATTAAGCCCAGTCAGGCTGAAATTGATGCCAACCCGCGAGCACGGAGCTCGGTACTGAGAATAGCCGAGAAACTGTAA
- the mraZ gene encoding division/cell wall cluster transcriptional repressor MraZ: MFRGANSLSLDDKGRFSIPTRYRQPLLSEEQGAVICTIAINEPCLWLYPLSEWREIESRLQRLSNTNPRVRRWQRMLLGHAEEYQLDKNGRILLAPTLRAHAGLGKKLMLVGLLNKFEIWDEARWYEQMQADTEIERSGDVEACPELDDFSL, from the coding sequence ATGTTCCGCGGCGCAAACTCTCTGAGTCTCGATGACAAAGGGCGCTTTTCGATACCTACCCGGTATCGCCAGCCGCTGTTGTCTGAAGAACAGGGCGCCGTGATCTGTACTATTGCGATCAACGAACCATGCCTGTGGCTCTATCCGCTGTCTGAATGGCGCGAAATAGAATCCCGATTACAGCGGCTATCCAACACTAACCCCAGAGTCCGACGCTGGCAGCGCATGTTGTTAGGACATGCAGAAGAATATCAGCTGGACAAAAATGGCCGTATTTTACTGGCGCCCACGTTGCGTGCCCATGCTGGTCTTGGCAAAAAGCTGATGCTGGTGGGATTGCTCAACAAATTTGAGATTTGGGATGAAGCACGCTGGTATGAGCAAATGCAGGCCGATACCGAGATAGAGCGCAGTGGTGACGTGGAAGCGTGCCCTGAGCTGGACGACTTTTCTTTATAA